The Vicia villosa cultivar HV-30 ecotype Madison, WI linkage group LG1, Vvil1.0, whole genome shotgun sequence genome includes a region encoding these proteins:
- the LOC131623830 gene encoding CBS domain-containing protein CBSX5-like produces the protein MAVRLSVSGHEVSDLCLGKPSLRSISITDTIADALSAIKLFGLTYLSVWNCHHSLTNKKPVATLEEGDLNCECVGRVCMVDVICFLCKPENLSSPGTALQSPVSVLFAGDNYSLVQHIQPNASLLEAIDAMDKGVQNVVIPIPEEKRWKKKENQTLDSDILHNDNRAYCWLSQEDVMRYLLNSIRVFSPSPATDSIATLGIIDTQNLFVLYYNDPASSALELLTAAIVHQSSIAVVNPQGKLIGEISPFMLNSFDEAVAPALATLSVGDVLTYIDCGGPPEDLVQLVKERLYEQNYGAAVELLGEETTLPSWSSFSSTSSEEDTCKNWKLGGYSSRVVRRSEAIFCYPWSSLVAVMIQALAHRVSYVWVVQEDGTLTGIVTFQGMLKIFREHL, from the exons ATGGCCGTGAGATTATCAGTATCAGGGCATGAGGTATCCGATCTGTGTCTTGGAAAACCTTCGCTCCGGTCCATTTCTATCACCGACACCATAGCCGACGCGCTTAGCGCCATCAAATTATTCGGTCTTACTTATTTGAGCGTCTGGAATTGTCACCATTCTCTCACCAATAAAAAGCCGGTGGCAACCCTAGAGGAAGGGgatttgaattgtgaatgtgTTGGAAGGGTTTGTATGGTTGATGTTATCTGTTTTCTTTGTAAGCCGGAGAATCTGTCTTCACCGGGTACAGCTCTTCAGTCTCCCGTTTCGGTACTCTTTGCCGGAGATAATTATTCTCTCGTTCAACATATTCAACCCAATGCCAG TTTATTGGAGGCAATAGACGCAATGGACAAAGGGGTGCAGAATGTGGTGATACCAATACCTGAAGAGAAGAGatggaaaaaaaaagagaatcaaACTTTGGACTCTGATATTTTGCACAATGACAATCGCGCTTACTGTTGGCTTAGTCAAGAGGATGTAATGCGCTACCTCCTCAACTCAATTAGGGTATTTTCTCCTTCTCCAGCAACGGATAGCATCGCTACACTCGGTATTATAGACACTCAAAATCTGTTTGTTCTTTACTACAATGACCCTGCATCCTCTGCTTTGGAGCTTCTCACTGCTGCAATTGTACACCAATCGTCCATAGCTGTTGTTAACCCGCAGGGTAAGCTCATCGGAGAGATCTCACCGTTTATGTTGAACTCTTTCGACGAAGCTGTTGCCCCTGCATTAGCAACTCTATCTGTTGGTGATGTATTGACTTACATTGACTGCGGTGGTCCCCCGGAGGATTTAGTTCAGCTAGTAAAAGAGAGACTCTATGAGCAGAATTATGGCGCGGCCGTGGAGTTACTTGGGGAGGAAACAACACTTCCTTCTTGGTCATCGTTTTCTTCAACATCATCGGAGGAAGATACTTGCAAGAATTGGAAACTCGGAGGATATTCTTCGAGGGTGGTAAGAAGATCCGAAGCCATTTTTTGTTACCCATGGAGCTCTTTGGTTGCGGTTATGATTCAAGCACTCGCGCACCGAGTGAGTTATGTTTGGGTTGTACAGGAAGATGGAACTTTGACAGGGATTGTTACTTTTCAAGGCATGTTGAAAATTTTTAGAGAACACTTATAA